One genomic segment of Pseudonocardia sp. T1-2H includes these proteins:
- a CDS encoding FAD-binding oxidoreductase, with translation MGDKHVVRFEPVGIEIEVDEDQTILRAAAEQGVQLMHGCKEGQCAACKSFVLEGEDIELDSYSTFALPDYEKEEGSTLLCRAHAYEDLTIELLNYDEEIIRSGLPLRKGTVEVLANDEVTHDMRHLRVKLREPDEIKFFPGQYMDFMVPGTDQSRSFSMANTPNRDGEFEFVIKIYPDGLFSEFLANKVQVGDMLEVEAPFGTFTLRENRTSNIIFVGGGAGMAPVLGLLRSMAERNVERTATFYYGARTARDLCFEEELRALAEKLPGFRYIPALSEPAEGQPWEGHTGLVTDVVKANESTLEGADAYVCGPPPMVDAAIATLSALGVREENIFYDKFTTTGESEGEDGQ, from the coding sequence TTGGGAGACAAACACGTCGTACGGTTCGAACCCGTCGGCATCGAGATCGAGGTCGACGAGGACCAGACCATCCTCCGTGCGGCCGCCGAGCAGGGCGTGCAGCTCATGCACGGCTGCAAGGAGGGCCAGTGCGCCGCCTGCAAGTCCTTCGTCCTCGAGGGTGAGGACATCGAGCTCGACAGCTACTCGACCTTCGCCCTCCCGGACTACGAGAAGGAGGAGGGCTCGACGCTTCTGTGCCGGGCCCACGCCTACGAGGACCTCACCATCGAGCTCCTCAACTACGACGAGGAGATCATCCGTTCCGGCCTGCCGCTGCGGAAGGGCACCGTGGAGGTCCTCGCGAACGACGAGGTCACCCACGACATGCGACACCTGCGGGTGAAGCTGCGCGAGCCGGACGAGATCAAGTTCTTCCCCGGCCAGTACATGGACTTCATGGTCCCCGGTACCGACCAGAGTCGCTCGTTCTCGATGGCCAACACGCCGAACCGGGACGGCGAGTTCGAGTTCGTCATCAAGATCTACCCGGACGGCCTGTTCTCCGAGTTCCTCGCCAATAAGGTCCAGGTCGGGGACATGCTCGAGGTCGAGGCCCCGTTCGGCACCTTCACGCTCCGGGAGAACCGGACGTCGAACATCATCTTCGTCGGCGGCGGTGCGGGCATGGCGCCCGTGCTCGGCCTGCTGAGGTCGATGGCCGAGCGCAACGTCGAGCGCACGGCGACCTTCTACTACGGGGCCCGCACCGCGCGGGACCTGTGCTTCGAGGAGGAGCTGCGCGCGCTCGCCGAGAAGCTCCCCGGCTTCCGCTACATCCCGGCGCTCTCCGAGCCCGCCGAGGGTCAGCCGTGGGAGGGACACACGGGCCTCGTCACGGACGTGGTCAAGGCCAACGAATCCACATTGGAGGGAGCAGACGCCTACGTCTGCGGTCCGCCGCCGATGGTGGACGCGGCGATCGCGACGCTGAGCGCGCTCGGTGTGCGCGAGGAGAACATCTTCTACGACAAGTTCACCACCACCGGTGAATCGGAAGGCGAGGACGGGCAGTGA
- the mimD gene encoding propane 2-monooxygenase effector subunit MimD encodes MTSFKTTESPFKSDNTASGKCGVTLMNNQIGAVVAEVMNRQENVTVTHLPSMIRVDCVGRMDFVYDEISEALGEDEGFYDASEFEENMSTHYGKMIHMDDRTVMFGNLEEAAEFIGDMLPPTVS; translated from the coding sequence GTGACCAGTTTCAAGACGACGGAGAGCCCGTTCAAGTCGGACAACACCGCGTCCGGCAAGTGCGGCGTGACGCTGATGAACAACCAGATCGGCGCCGTCGTGGCGGAGGTGATGAACCGCCAGGAGAACGTGACGGTCACCCACCTGCCCTCGATGATCCGCGTCGACTGCGTGGGCCGCATGGACTTTGTCTACGACGAGATCTCGGAGGCGCTCGGCGAGGACGAGGGCTTCTACGACGCGTCGGAGTTCGAGGAGAACATGTCGACGCACTACGGGAAGATGATCCACATGGACGACCGGACCGTCATGTTCGGGAATCTCGAGGAGGCCGCCGAGTTCATCGGCGACATGCTCCCGCCGACGGTCTCGTAG
- the groL gene encoding chaperonin GroEL (60 kDa chaperone family; promotes refolding of misfolded polypeptides especially under stressful conditions; forms two stacked rings of heptamers to form a barrel-shaped 14mer; ends can be capped by GroES; misfolded proteins enter the barrel where they are refolded when GroES binds) produces MAKELKFGQEARDLLKAGVDQLAEAVKSTLGPKGRNVILEKITGTPEVTNDGVTIAREIYLRDPFENMGAQILKEAAIKTNDIVGDGTTTATVMAQAIVREGMKAITSGGNPVLVKRGIDVAVGAIVDHLSTVAHPVDSLEHLSRVAAISANDDETIGRVVARTLHTVGDDGVISVDDGPILGLTVNFVEDFEFDNGYVSPYLVTDPGSMMAILDDPYILLSAEKITDVRMLMPVLEKIMRDPRPLVIVAEKVEGTALQMLVHNHVNGHLKVTAIQAPGFGEKRIHLLEDMAALTGAKVHSKASSFSLDQMTTEHLGRASQVRATNEETAIIGGAGAREAVELRLAQLRAEMHRASIGTDEDWLNDRIARLSGKAAIISVGAPTNAELKEIRHRVDDSLQATRAAMAEGIVAGGGAALLHAEQALDKLDVTGDYEIGVEIVRRALTEPVYLIATNAGYDGADVVKQVTDLGVDEGFDALQGRFGDMVEMGIIDPLRVVRSALQNGASVAGLILTTNSLVAEEVTPWNKALMTEYGPLDEGIPQPSPDSSTPQSLGLGPSMG; encoded by the coding sequence ATGGCGAAGGAACTCAAGTTCGGGCAGGAAGCCCGCGACCTGCTCAAGGCAGGCGTCGACCAGCTCGCCGAAGCCGTCAAGTCCACCCTGGGTCCCAAGGGACGCAACGTGATCCTCGAGAAGATCACCGGTACGCCGGAGGTCACGAACGACGGCGTCACCATCGCCCGCGAGATCTACCTGCGTGACCCCTTCGAGAACATGGGCGCGCAGATCCTCAAGGAAGCGGCGATCAAGACCAACGACATCGTCGGCGACGGCACGACGACCGCGACCGTGATGGCCCAGGCGATCGTCCGCGAGGGCATGAAGGCCATCACCTCCGGCGGGAACCCCGTGCTGGTCAAGCGCGGCATCGACGTCGCGGTCGGCGCGATCGTCGACCACCTCTCCACCGTCGCGCACCCGGTCGACAGCCTCGAGCACCTCTCCCGGGTCGCCGCCATCTCGGCCAACGACGACGAGACGATCGGCCGGGTGGTGGCCCGGACCCTGCACACCGTCGGGGACGACGGCGTGATCTCCGTCGACGACGGTCCGATCCTCGGCCTGACGGTGAACTTCGTCGAGGACTTCGAGTTCGACAACGGCTACGTCTCGCCCTACCTCGTCACGGACCCCGGCTCGATGATGGCGATCCTGGACGATCCCTACATCCTGCTGTCCGCCGAGAAGATCACCGACGTGCGCATGCTGATGCCGGTGCTCGAGAAGATCATGCGGGACCCGCGGCCGCTGGTGATCGTGGCCGAGAAGGTCGAGGGCACCGCGCTGCAGATGCTGGTGCACAACCACGTCAACGGGCACCTCAAGGTCACCGCGATCCAGGCGCCCGGCTTCGGCGAGAAGCGCATCCACCTGCTGGAGGACATGGCCGCGCTGACCGGCGCGAAGGTCCACAGCAAGGCGTCGTCGTTCTCGCTGGACCAGATGACCACCGAGCACCTCGGCCGCGCCTCGCAGGTCCGCGCGACCAACGAGGAGACCGCGATCATCGGCGGCGCCGGCGCCCGCGAAGCCGTCGAGCTGCGGCTCGCGCAGCTGCGCGCCGAGATGCACCGCGCCAGCATCGGCACGGACGAGGACTGGCTCAACGACCGGATCGCCCGGCTCTCCGGCAAGGCCGCGATCATCTCGGTCGGCGCCCCGACGAACGCCGAGCTCAAGGAGATCCGGCACCGCGTCGACGACTCCCTGCAGGCCACCCGCGCCGCGATGGCCGAGGGCATCGTCGCCGGTGGTGGCGCCGCGCTGCTGCACGCCGAGCAGGCCCTGGACAAGCTGGACGTGACCGGGGACTACGAGATCGGCGTCGAGATCGTCCGCCGGGCGCTCACCGAGCCGGTGTACCTGATCGCCACCAACGCCGGCTACGACGGCGCGGACGTGGTCAAGCAGGTCACGGACCTCGGCGTCGACGAGGGCTTCGACGCCCTGCAGGGCCGCTTCGGGGACATGGTCGAGATGGGCATCATCGACCCGCTACGGGTCGTGCGCTCCGCGCTGCAGAACGGCGCGTCCGTCGCAGGCCTCATCCTGACCACGAACTCGCTGGTCGCCGAGGAGGTCACGCCCTGGAACAAGGCGCTGATGACGGAGTACGGCCCGCTCGACGAGGGCATCCCGCAGCCGAGCCCGGACTCCAGCACGCCGCAGTCGCTGGGCCTCGGCCCGTCCATGGGCTAG
- a CDS encoding amidohydrolase family protein translates to MSFDPGADRGVSRGLTAWVRRDSLRGFALVSGRRPETRMALAESWMRRALARGEQAGAGVVHIGVGPVAHPPPGAPAWAHAGVPDRPARAAGRARWPSWAEPVRAGSALPVRARNARPLPAGGFDATELRVLAAALPRVRFVLGSGCLPTGVLCRLARLSNVNVLLTDVLVAMRTHAGEAGPALDALLAAFGPGRLLFGSGYPLVRPQRLVGEAVAALRERGLEPGDVQAVMGANAAGLYRIPVPDALVLGGQAARAR, encoded by the coding sequence GTGAGCTTCGATCCCGGTGCGGACCGCGGCGTCTCCCGCGGCCTGACGGCCTGGGTGCGCCGGGACTCGTTGCGCGGGTTCGCGCTGGTCTCGGGCCGGCGCCCGGAGACGAGGATGGCGCTCGCCGAGTCGTGGATGCGCCGGGCACTGGCCCGGGGCGAGCAGGCGGGCGCGGGCGTCGTGCACATCGGGGTGGGGCCGGTGGCGCACCCGCCGCCCGGCGCGCCCGCCTGGGCCCATGCCGGCGTGCCCGATCGTCCGGCCCGCGCCGCCGGCCGGGCCCGCTGGCCGAGCTGGGCCGAGCCGGTCCGCGCCGGTTCCGCGCTGCCGGTCCGGGCCCGCAACGCCCGCCCGCTCCCCGCGGGCGGGTTCGACGCCACGGAGCTCCGGGTGCTCGCCGCCGCGCTGCCCCGGGTGAGGTTCGTCCTCGGCTCGGGCTGCCTGCCGACGGGGGTGCTGTGCCGGCTGGCGCGGCTGTCGAACGTGAACGTGCTGCTCACCGACGTCCTGGTGGCGATGCGGACCCATGCGGGGGAGGCAGGTCCGGCCCTCGACGCGCTGCTGGCCGCGTTCGGCCCCGGGCGGCTCCTGTTCGGCAGCGGCTACCCGCTGGTGCGGCCGCAACGGCTGGTCGGCGAGGCGGTCGCCGCGCTGCGGGAGCGGGGCCTGGAACCGGGCGACGTCCAGGCCGTCATGGGGGCGAACGCGGCGGGCCTGTACCGGATCCCGGTGCCGGACGCGCTCGTCCTCGGTGGCCAGGCGGCGCGCGCCCGGTGA
- a CDS encoding MFS transporter, with protein MSEASTDTKVEQPDEKTVRRAVAGAAMGNAIEWFDYGIYGYLATVIAFVFFPEASPAAATILVFAGIAIPFVLRPLGGIVLGPLGDRFGRRQVLAVTILLMSGATFCVGLIPSYASIGIWAPILLLVCRLVQGFSTGGEYGGAATFIAEYAPDRRRGFWGSFLEFGTLFGTVLGAGLATAVQLGLSEEDLNSWGWRIPFLIAGPLGLVGFWLRSRLEDTPAFQAAEAAGSTTASPFKEVLANVWPQILQLVGFVVLLNVADYMLLTYMPTYLTQVLEISDTEALLILIGVMIVMMGLIGPVGALSDRVGRKPLLMTSAVGYFVLSVPAFLLLGMKSVFPVIVGMVILGGLLLLMLGTIGSALPAMFPTRNRYGGFSIGYSTSTAAFGGTAPLIVSALIAGTGNDLIPAYYLMAAAAIAIVPILIMPETARLSIQHPTNIPGTDKYVSDGEPVGADAGASPTDGEKTSG; from the coding sequence ATGAGCGAAGCCAGCACCGATACGAAAGTCGAGCAGCCCGACGAGAAGACCGTGCGCAGGGCCGTCGCCGGCGCGGCGATGGGCAACGCGATCGAGTGGTTCGACTACGGGATCTACGGTTACCTGGCCACCGTCATCGCATTCGTCTTCTTCCCGGAGGCGAGTCCCGCGGCGGCGACGATCCTCGTGTTCGCGGGGATCGCGATCCCGTTCGTGCTGCGCCCGCTCGGCGGGATCGTGCTCGGGCCGCTGGGCGACCGGTTCGGCCGGCGCCAGGTCCTCGCGGTGACGATCCTGCTGATGTCCGGCGCGACGTTCTGCGTCGGCCTGATCCCGAGCTACGCCTCGATCGGGATCTGGGCACCCATCCTGCTGCTGGTCTGCCGGCTGGTGCAGGGCTTCTCGACGGGTGGCGAGTACGGCGGCGCGGCGACGTTCATCGCCGAGTACGCGCCGGACAGGCGGCGCGGGTTCTGGGGCTCGTTCCTCGAGTTCGGCACGCTGTTCGGCACCGTTCTCGGTGCCGGCCTGGCCACCGCGGTCCAGCTCGGGCTCTCCGAGGAGGACCTGAACAGCTGGGGCTGGCGGATCCCGTTCCTGATCGCCGGTCCGCTGGGCCTGGTCGGCTTCTGGCTGCGGAGCAGGCTGGAGGACACCCCTGCGTTCCAGGCCGCGGAGGCCGCGGGCTCCACGACGGCGTCGCCGTTCAAGGAGGTCCTCGCCAACGTCTGGCCGCAGATCCTGCAGCTCGTCGGGTTCGTGGTGCTGCTCAACGTCGCGGACTACATGCTGCTGACCTACATGCCGACGTACCTGACGCAGGTGCTGGAGATCAGCGACACCGAGGCGCTGCTCATCCTGATCGGCGTCATGATCGTGATGATGGGCCTGATCGGCCCGGTCGGCGCGCTGTCGGACCGGGTGGGCCGCAAGCCGTTGCTGATGACGTCCGCCGTGGGGTACTTCGTCCTCTCCGTCCCGGCGTTCCTGCTCCTGGGCATGAAGAGCGTGTTCCCGGTGATCGTCGGCATGGTGATCCTCGGCGGTCTGCTGCTGCTGATGCTGGGCACGATCGGTTCGGCGCTGCCCGCGATGTTCCCGACCCGGAACCGCTACGGCGGCTTCTCGATCGGTTACTCGACGTCCACCGCAGCCTTCGGTGGCACCGCGCCGCTGATCGTCTCCGCGCTGATCGCGGGCACCGGCAACGACCTGATCCCGGCGTACTACCTGATGGCCGCGGCGGCGATCGCGATCGTGCCGATCCTGATCATGCCGGAGACGGCGAGGCTCTCGATCCAGCATCCGACGAACATCCCCGGCACCGACAAGTACGTGTCCGACGGGGAACCGGTCGGGGCGGACGCCGGCGCGAGCCCCACGGACGGCGAGAAGACCAGCGGCTGA
- a CDS encoding gamma-glutamylcyclotransferase family protein, which translates to MTWPDAAYPAVPYPGAVPPTSYVHDDGAGYPLVHDASARSGWRTGGDGTDLDAWLAERESPTLAGRMPVLTYGSNRNPSKISWLRRELGLRGPVVVLRARTEDVSAVWAHGLRVVDDQRPAVLAAAPGTREEHSVWFATRRQLDVLDVCEGRGSGRYRLARLHTGTVTTEDGAVLDDVLAYLGRAEIRRPLLVDGARVPCSAVGQSAARALAGEPGPGDGLDATTVEGNPAPEDWPARLFVYGSLQPGGRAWGLLAPELAGEPQRAALPGTLLDTGFGYPAMLREPGPGVPGWTVPVRDPAALLPRLDAYEGPQYVRVRAVVPETGEVCWTYVWSAGVAGLRPVSGGWPDRHSAGGTSPAG; encoded by the coding sequence ATGACGTGGCCGGACGCGGCGTACCCCGCGGTCCCGTACCCGGGAGCGGTGCCGCCCACGTCCTACGTGCACGACGACGGCGCCGGGTACCCGCTGGTCCACGACGCGTCGGCCCGCTCGGGCTGGCGCACCGGCGGGGACGGCACGGACCTCGACGCCTGGCTGGCCGAGCGGGAATCGCCGACGCTGGCCGGGCGCATGCCGGTGCTGACCTACGGGTCGAACCGCAACCCGTCGAAGATCAGCTGGCTGCGGCGCGAGCTCGGGCTGCGCGGGCCGGTCGTGGTGCTGCGGGCGCGCACCGAGGACGTCTCGGCGGTGTGGGCGCACGGCCTGCGCGTCGTCGACGACCAGCGGCCGGCGGTCCTCGCGGCCGCGCCCGGGACGCGCGAGGAGCACTCGGTGTGGTTCGCGACCAGGCGGCAGCTGGACGTCCTGGACGTGTGCGAGGGCCGCGGGTCCGGCCGCTACCGGCTCGCGCGGCTGCACACCGGCACGGTGACGACCGAGGACGGCGCGGTGCTCGACGACGTCCTCGCCTACCTGGGCCGGGCCGAGATCCGGCGCCCGCTGCTGGTCGACGGGGCGAGAGTGCCCTGCTCGGCCGTCGGCCAGAGCGCGGCGCGGGCGCTGGCGGGCGAACCCGGCCCGGGCGACGGGCTGGACGCCACGACCGTCGAGGGGAACCCCGCGCCGGAGGACTGGCCGGCGCGGCTGTTCGTCTACGGGTCGCTGCAGCCGGGCGGACGGGCGTGGGGGCTCCTCGCCCCCGAACTGGCCGGTGAACCGCAGCGGGCCGCGCTGCCCGGGACGCTGCTGGACACCGGCTTCGGCTACCCCGCCATGCTGCGGGAACCCGGACCGGGCGTGCCCGGCTGGACGGTCCCGGTCCGGGACCCGGCCGCCCTGCTCCCCCGGCTCGACGCCTACGAGGGACCGCAGTACGTCCGCGTCCGGGCGGTGGTGCCGGAGACAGGCGAGGTGTGCTGGACCTACGTGTGGAGCGCGGGGGTCGCGGGCTTGCGGCCCGTCAGTGGCGGTTGGCCCGATCGGCACTCGGCTGGAGGGACTAGTCCGGCCGGGTGA